CCCTGGTCCCGTGCGCCGATTTGATCGAAGTCCATTTGCGTACCTCTGTCGGAAATGCTGCTCATGCCCTGTCTCTGTGTTGTGCCCGGCCCCGCTGCCGTGAATACCGTTACCGTCGCGCTCCACGCCCGCTTCAGGCCCGTTCACCGGCGCGCGAACGCCGCGAGCCGATCCGCAATGCTGCCCAGCGGCAGGATCTTGCTCGCCGCCCCCAGCGCGGCCGCCGCTTTCGGCATGCCATACACGGCGCTGGACGCCTGATCCTGCGCGATGGTCTCGTAGCCCTTCGCGCGCATCGCCTTGAGGCCGATCGCGCCATCGCGGCCCATGCCCGTCAACAGCACGCCGAGCGCGTCGCCGGGCCAGTGCTCGACGACGCTCTGAAAGAACACGTCGACGGAAGGCCGGTACGGCAGTTCAACCGGATCGGGAGTGTAGTGCAGGGCGCCGTTTTGTGTCATCAGCAGGTGATCGTTGGTCGCTGCAAGCAGAGCGACGCCCGCGGCGGGCGGCTCGCCCTCGCGGATCGTGCGCACGGTGAGCGGCGTCTGCCCGTCGAGCCATTGCGCCATGCCGTCGGCGAACACCGCGTCGACGTGCTGCACGATCACGATGGGCGCCGCGAAGCCCGCAGGCAGGCTACCCAGCACGGTGGCGAGCGCGGCCGGACCGCCCGCCGACGCGCCGATCGCGACCAGCCGCCGGGCGTCGGGCTGCAGCGGCGCGGCGGCTGTTTGCCGGGGCGTGGGGGGGCGTTCCATCAGCCGGCCGATCTGGTCGATTTTCTGCAGCATGAGCTGAGCTGATTCGCCGATGCCGCGCCCAGCGAGCGTCGGCGTATCGACCGCGTCGAGTGCGCCCGCGCCCATCGCCTCGTAGACGCGCCACGTGTTCGCGCCGACGCTGCTCGTCACGATCAGGATCGGGCACGGCGTGCGCGCCATGATGCGGCGCGTCGCTTCCACGCCGTCGAGCTTCGGCATGATCAGATCCATCAACACGACATCGGGCGTTTGCGCCGCGCAGAAATCGACGGCCTCTTCGCCGTTCGCGGCGACCCACAGCACGCGATGTTCGGGACGCAGCGCAATGACCCGGCGCAGCGCCTCGACGGCGAGGGGCAGGTCATTGGCGATGCCGATGGTCATGCCAGTTTTCATTGGACCGCCTCTCCGATCAGATCGCGTACGGCATCGAGCAGCGCTTCGTCGTGGAAGCTGCCCTTCGCGAGATAGTAGTCCGCGCCCGCTTCGAGCCCGCGCCGGCGGTCCTCGTCGCGGTCCTTGTACGACACGATCATCACGGGCACGGGCTTGAACACCGGGTCGCGCTTGATCAGGGTGACGAGCTCGATGCCGTCCATGCGCGGCATGTCGATATCGGTGACGACGAGATCGTAGTGTCCGCTGCGCAGCGCGTTCCAGCCGTCCATCCCGTCGACGGCGACCGTCACTGCATAACCGCGCTTTTCCAGCAGCTTGCGTTCGAGTTCGCGCACTGTCAGCGAATCTTCGACGACGAGCACGTGCTTGCGCTGCCGTGCCGCGACATCGTGCACGCGGCCGATCTTGTCGAGCTGGCCGCCGCGCACGAGCTTGTCGACGGAACGCAGCAGGTCGTCGACATCGACGATCAGCACCGCGTCGCCGTTGTCCACCAGCGCGGCCGCCGCGATGTCCCGGATCTTGCCGAGGCGCGCATCGAGCGGCTGCACGACGAGCATCCGCTCGCCGACAAAGCGGTCGACGGCGATGCCATAGGTCTCGCGCTCGTCGCCGATCACGACGACGGCCACCGATTCGCGCGCCGCGCCCGCCGCCTGCGCACCGAGCAGCTGGTGCGCGGTGACGAGTCCGACGGGTTTGCCGTCGAACGCGAAATGCTGCTGGCCTTCGAGCATGTCGATATCCGTGCGCGCGAGTTCGAGCGTGCGGCGCACATGCGCGAGCGGAAATGCGTACGCCTCGCCGCCTACGTCGACGAGCAGGCTGCGCACCACGGACAGCGTCAGCGGCAACTGCATCACGAAGCGCGAGCCTTTGCCGGGATCGTTGACGATGCGCACGGTGCCACGCACGGCCTTGACCATCTCGTGGACGGCGTCGAGCCCGACCCCGCGTCCCGACACGTCCGTGACCTGCTCGCGCATCGAAAAGCCCGGCAGCAGCAGGAAGTCGAGCAGCTCCTGTTCGGACAGACTTGCAGCCGTGTCCGCGTCGGCCAGCTTGCGCCGGATCACCGCCGCGCGCACTTCGTCGAGATCGATGCCCGCGCCGTCGTCGCTGACGCTGATCAGCAGCTTGCCCGCGCTGTGGCGCGCTTCGAGCGTCACGTGTGCTTCGGCGGGCTTGCCGCTCGCGACGCGCTGCTCGGGTCGCTCGATGCCGTGATCGATCGCATTGCGCAGCAGGTGGCCGAGCGGCGCGTCGAGCATGTCGAGAATGTCGCGATCCACTTGCGTCGAGGTGCCGACGATCTCGAACGTCACACGCTTGCCGAGCGAACGCGCGAGATCGCGCACGACGCGCGGATACGCATGCGTCGCGTCGCCGAATGGACGCATCCGGCATTGCAGTGCTTCGTCGTATAGGCGCTGCGCAAGATTGGCGCTGCTGCGCTCATAGTGATCGAGTTCGTCGATACGCGCGCCGAGCGTCTGCTGCATGCCGTTGAGCGCGCTGCGAACGTCGGCGAGCGCCGACAGCGCGGCCTCGTCGAGATGCACGGCAAGCGTGTCGTACAGCGCATCGAGTGCGAGCGAAGTTTCGCGGTGCGTGCGCTTCATGCGCAGCATCGACGACGCAAATGGCTTGAGCCGGCGCGACTCGACAAGCGCTTCGCCCGACAGGCTCAGCACGCGGTCGAGATTCGCAGCGCGAACGCGCAGCATGCGGTCAGCGTGCCGTGCGGCGTCGGGCTTTTCGATGGGATCGGCGGGCGCAGCTTCCTCGCGCTGCGCGAGCGCATCGGCCTGCAACTGCGCCTGAATCTGCGCGTACACATCGGAGCCGGCATCCGCTGCCTGCTGTACGGCCGGCTCGTGCGCGCCATGCTCGGGCGAGGACAGCCGCCGCACGAAGGCATCGATATCCGCGCGGGCGACGGGCGCTTCCGGCTTCGCTTCGCCTACGCGCAACAGCAGATCGACGCCGCGCAGCAGCACGTCGATATGCGCGGGCGTCAGCAGCAATTCGCCGCGCTGCGCGCCGACAAAACATTCTTCCATCAGGTGCGCGATATCGACGCCATCCTGCAAGCCGATGATGCGCGCCGCGCCCTTGAGCGAATGCGCGGCGCGCATGCACGCAACGAGCGCGGCGGCGTCGGCGGGGCGCTGCTCGAGTGCAAGCAGGCCGTCGGACAGCACGCGCGTTTGCGCCCCCGCTTCTTCGCGGAACAGGTCGAGCAGCGACTGGCGGCTCAGATCGTCATCCGTCATCGCAGGCTCCGGGCGATCGAGTCGAACAGACGCGCGGGGTCCAGCACGCCGATGGCCTGGTCGCGCCACACCTGCACGCCGCGCGCATGCGATGCGGTAGCGTGCGCGAGCGTCGCGGGCACGGGCAGGAGCGTGGCATCGGCATAACGGATCACGCCTTCCACTTCATCGACGGGAAACGCGACGGGCGGCTCGCTGTCATGCGCGGCGACCAGCATGCGCGCGTGGCCGTTGCGCGCAACCGCTTGTGCGTGTGCGGCCGGCTCCATGTTCAGCAGTTCGCCGAGCGAGACCGCGAGGGTCAGCGCGCCGCGCACGTTGACGATGCCGAGCACTGCGCGCGAACGCTGATGAGGCAGCGAATGGATCGCGCGGATAGCGTCGACTTCGCGCAGCACGCGGGTCGGCAGTGCGAGCCATTCACCCGCGATGCGGAAGGCGAGCGCCGAATCCGTCGCGGTGTCTTCGGCAGGGGCAACGCCGCTCACTTCGCCAGCGTGCCGACGCGGCGCGACGTCCGCGTCGCTCAACGGCCGGTCGAGCAATCGCGCCGCG
This Paraburkholderia phymatum STM815 DNA region includes the following protein-coding sequences:
- the cheB gene encoding chemotaxis response regulator protein-glutamate methylesterase, whose amino-acid sequence is MTIGIANDLPLAVEALRRVIALRPEHRVLWVAANGEEAVDFCAAQTPDVVLMDLIMPKLDGVEATRRIMARTPCPILIVTSSVGANTWRVYEAMGAGALDAVDTPTLAGRGIGESAQLMLQKIDQIGRLMERPPTPRQTAAAPLQPDARRLVAIGASAGGPAALATVLGSLPAGFAAPIVIVQHVDAVFADGMAQWLDGQTPLTVRTIREGEPPAAGVALLAATNDHLLMTQNGALHYTPDPVELPYRPSVDVFFQSVVEHWPGDALGVLLTGMGRDGAIGLKAMRAKGYETIAQDQASSAVYGMPKAAAALGAASKILPLGSIADRLAAFARR
- a CDS encoding hybrid sensor histidine kinase/response regulator, with translation MTDDDLSRQSLLDLFREEAGAQTRVLSDGLLALEQRPADAAALVACMRAAHSLKGAARIIGLQDGVDIAHLMEECFVGAQRGELLLTPAHIDVLLRGVDLLLRVGEAKPEAPVARADIDAFVRRLSSPEHGAHEPAVQQAADAGSDVYAQIQAQLQADALAQREEAAPADPIEKPDAARHADRMLRVRAANLDRVLSLSGEALVESRRLKPFASSMLRMKRTHRETSLALDALYDTLAVHLDEAALSALADVRSALNGMQQTLGARIDELDHYERSSANLAQRLYDEALQCRMRPFGDATHAYPRVVRDLARSLGKRVTFEIVGTSTQVDRDILDMLDAPLGHLLRNAIDHGIERPEQRVASGKPAEAHVTLEARHSAGKLLISVSDDGAGIDLDEVRAAVIRRKLADADTAASLSEQELLDFLLLPGFSMREQVTDVSGRGVGLDAVHEMVKAVRGTVRIVNDPGKGSRFVMQLPLTLSVVRSLLVDVGGEAYAFPLAHVRRTLELARTDIDMLEGQQHFAFDGKPVGLVTAHQLLGAQAAGAARESVAVVVIGDERETYGIAVDRFVGERMLVVQPLDARLGKIRDIAAAALVDNGDAVLIVDVDDLLRSVDKLVRGGQLDKIGRVHDVAARQRKHVLVVEDSLTVRELERKLLEKRGYAVTVAVDGMDGWNALRSGHYDLVVTDIDMPRMDGIELVTLIKRDPVFKPVPVMIVSYKDRDEDRRRGLEAGADYYLAKGSFHDEALLDAVRDLIGEAVQ
- a CDS encoding chemotaxis protein CheW gives rise to the protein MLHDAPDVASATVRIDDCWNRIGTRGDNTCPRLADYSRCLNCPVFAQRAARLLDRPLSDADVAPRRHAGEVSGVAPAEDTATDSALAFRIAGEWLALPTRVLREVDAIRAIHSLPHQRSRAVLGIVNVRGALTLAVSLGELLNMEPAAHAQAVARNGHARMLVAAHDSEPPVAFPVDEVEGVIRYADATLLPVPATLAHATASHARGVQVWRDQAIGVLDPARLFDSIARSLR